The stretch of DNA GGGTCAATGTAGCCGGAGTTTTCGAGAACTATTTTCTTCTGCTTGGCGAAGTAGCCGTCAACGTCCCACGTTTTCCTCTTGCCGTTCTCCCACCAGTCCCTCTTCACTATCCACTCCTCTACAGGCTTTCCATTTATGACATGCTCCTCAATAATCCTTGGAACCTTTTTGGGTTCAACGTGCCCGTAGGTGATTATCTCGTCCTCAGTGATGATGTCAACCAGTGGCTCGCGGTAGCACATCCCAACGCAGCCGACTATCTTGAGCTTAACATCAAGGTTTCTCTTCTCAAGCTCCTGCTTTATGGCCTCGTAGGTCTCCTTTGCTCCCGCCGCGATACCGCAGGAGTTCATGCCAACCGCTATGGCCTTGATCTCAGACATCGAGCTTCCCCTCCTTG from Thermococcus sp. MV5 encodes:
- a CDS encoding ferredoxin, with amino-acid sequence MSEIKAIAVGMNSCGIAAGAKETYEAIKQELEKRNLDVKLKIVGCVGMCYREPLVDIITEDEIITYGHVEPKKVPRIIEEHVINGKPVEEWIVKRDWWENGKRKTWDVDGYFAKQKKIVLENSGYIDP